The Thermoflexus hugenholtzii JAD2 genomic interval GATCGTGCGGGCTCTGGAAGGGGGCGGTCTCCCCCTGGAGGAGGCCCTGGCCCTCTATGAGCGGGGACAGGCCCTGGCGGAGCGCTGTCAGCGGCTGCTGCAGGAGGCCCGGCTCCGCGTCCGGATCCTGGAGCGGGACGAATCCGGGGCGCTCCGCCTCTCGCCCTTCGAAGAAGGGTGACGGATGGAGCCGGCGGATCTCTTCCGGAACCCGATCCTGATCCCGGCCTTCCTGGCCTGGACGGCTGCCCAGCTCTCCAAGGTCCCGGTGGAGTGGGCGCGGCGGCGACGGTTGGACCTGAGGCTGTGGTTCAGCGCCGGCGGGATGCCTAGCTCCCACGCCGCCCTGGTCTCGGCCATGGCGACCGCCGTGGGGCTGCGGGAGGGTTTCACCTCCACCGCCTTCGCCGTCAGCC includes:
- a CDS encoding divergent PAP2 family protein translates to MEPADLFRNPILIPAFLAWTAAQLSKVPVEWARRRRLDLRLWFSAGGMPSSHAALVSAMATAVGLREGFTSTAFAVSLIVALIVMYDAAGVRRAASIQARLLNQILDEVFAGRPLSEQRVKELIGHTPMEVVVGALLGIAIAWIWWQLAP
- the xseB gene encoding exodeoxyribonuclease VII small subunit; the protein is MDKPVHELTFEEALAELERIVRALEGGGLPLEEALALYERGQALAERCQRLLQEARLRVRILERDESGALRLSPFEEG